A region from the Methylocella sp. genome encodes:
- a CDS encoding helix-turn-helix domain-containing protein, which produces MEALREDERPEPLVYTMQVATKLLQLSPNTLYIMRREGKLRTVTIAGRIRVPAEEIARLLREGDGSEVTRGDNMKPENKLARKKG; this is translated from the coding sequence ATGGAAGCTCTTAGAGAAGATGAGAGGCCGGAGCCGCTCGTTTACACTATGCAAGTGGCGACGAAGTTGCTGCAACTCTCTCCCAACACGCTCTACATTATGCGGCGTGAAGGAAAGCTCCGCACGGTCACGATCGCTGGCCGCATTAGGGTGCCGGCTGAGGAAATTGCCCGGCTTTTACGCGAAGGCGACGGCAGCGAGGTCACGCGCGGCGACAACATGAAACCAGAAAACAAGCTGGCGCGGAAAAAGGGCTGA
- a CDS encoding VOC family protein: MNERPRTQKVSPIPQGRQGAIPYLSVRNASAATEFYKRAFGATETLCIGPDGAIDHAELEIGGARIMVSDEFSDHEALSPDTIGGTPVLIHLYVEDVDAFTRHAQSQGLKVLRAVNNQFYGDRCGKFEDPFGHRWWIASHIEDVSTEEIRWRAATLYS; this comes from the coding sequence ATGAATGAGCGACCGAGAACCCAGAAAGTCAGCCCTATTCCGCAAGGGCGTCAAGGGGCTATTCCCTACCTCAGCGTCCGCAACGCGAGCGCAGCAACGGAATTCTACAAGCGCGCATTCGGCGCAACCGAAACGCTCTGCATCGGCCCCGATGGCGCAATCGACCACGCCGAACTCGAAATCGGCGGAGCGAGAATCATGGTTTCGGACGAGTTTTCCGATCATGAGGCCTTATCGCCTGACACAATCGGCGGAACGCCGGTGCTGATCCACCTTTATGTCGAGGATGTAGACGCCTTTACGCGCCACGCCCAAAGCCAAGGGCTAAAAGTGCTGCGCGCGGTCAATAACCAATTTTACGGCGATCGCTGCGGCAAATTCGAGGATCCATTCGGACATCGCTGGTGGATCGCCAGCCATATCGAGGATGTCTCGACGGAAGAAATACGGTGGCGCGCCGCCACGCTTTATAGCTGA
- a CDS encoding DciA family protein, whose amino-acid sequence MLRPQGPWSRPLADLVGPLIDPVLARQGFGQSDLILFWDDIVGERLAAASQPIKLQWPPRDRARTAEGAQPPATLVIRVETGFALELQHLSGAVIERVNAHLGWRCVNRLLLKQGPVERRSAAKPARAEPDPAIVIVAERVVGPIADEPLRLALTRLGARVLSRSPRGGHG is encoded by the coding sequence ATGCTTCGCCCCCAAGGCCCATGGTCCCGACCGCTCGCCGACCTCGTTGGGCCGCTGATCGATCCGGTTCTCGCGCGGCAAGGCTTTGGCCAATCAGACCTCATTCTGTTTTGGGACGATATCGTCGGCGAGCGGCTCGCCGCCGCATCGCAACCGATCAAGCTGCAATGGCCGCCGCGCGATCGCGCCCGCACCGCGGAAGGGGCGCAGCCCCCGGCGACCCTCGTCATACGCGTCGAGACGGGGTTTGCGCTTGAATTGCAACATTTGTCCGGCGCCGTCATCGAGCGCGTCAACGCGCATCTGGGCTGGCGCTGCGTCAACCGGCTCTTGCTGAAGCAGGGACCGGTGGAGCGGCGCTCCGCCGCCAAACCGGCCCGCGCGGAGCCTGATCCCGCAATTGTGATCGTCGCCGAACGCGTGGTCGGCCCGATCGCCGATGAACCCTTGCGTCTGGCCTTGACGCGGCTCGGCGCCCGTGTGCTATCCCGCTCACCGCGGGGCGGCCATGGGTGA
- a CDS encoding DsbA family protein, translating into MHSLNKSPAFNSRRAILQVAAAAALFIAGLAGGLSELRAEGASVPIDQLMAEGALPDIPMGKSDAPVTIVEYASMTCSHCAAFHANSYPALKSKYIDTGKVRFILREFPLDPLATAGFMLARCAGDDKRNAIIDLLFDQQKNWAFTEKPVESLANLVKQAGISQESFETCLKNQDLYENINKVRDRAAEKFGVNATPTFFINGQKQNGELSPETIDKLLEPLLKG; encoded by the coding sequence ATGCATTCGCTGAATAAAAGCCCGGCGTTCAACAGCCGCCGCGCAATCCTCCAGGTCGCGGCCGCAGCCGCGCTCTTCATCGCTGGCCTCGCCGGCGGCCTTAGCGAATTGCGGGCCGAAGGCGCAAGCGTGCCGATCGACCAGCTCATGGCCGAGGGCGCCTTGCCCGATATTCCGATGGGCAAAAGCGACGCCCCGGTCACGATCGTCGAATATGCCTCGATGACCTGCTCCCATTGCGCGGCGTTTCACGCGAACAGCTATCCGGCGCTCAAAAGCAAATATATCGATACCGGCAAAGTGCGGTTCATCTTGCGCGAATTTCCGCTAGATCCTCTGGCGACCGCCGGCTTCATGCTGGCGCGCTGCGCCGGCGACGACAAACGAAACGCCATCATCGATTTGCTTTTCGACCAGCAAAAGAACTGGGCGTTTACGGAGAAACCAGTCGAATCGCTGGCTAACCTCGTCAAGCAGGCCGGAATCAGCCAGGAGAGCTTCGAGACCTGCCTCAAAAACCAGGATCTCTACGAGAATATCAATAAAGTCCGCGATCGCGCCGCAGAGAAATTCGGCGTCAACGCCACGCCGACTTTTTTCATTAACGGCCAAAAGCAGAATGGCGAACTTTCGCCCGAGACAATCGACAAATTGCTCGAGCCCTTGCTGAAGGGCTGA
- a CDS encoding iron-sulfur cluster assembly protein — protein sequence MPNEPQWIFDGSIPQVERVRFLDEAVAALKTVFDPEIPCDIYELGLIYKVELEAERMVKVEMTLTAPGCPVAGELSRSVETAIGAINGTLGVKVDVVFDPPWDQSRMSVEARVALDMF from the coding sequence ATGCCAAACGAGCCGCAATGGATCTTCGACGGCTCGATTCCGCAGGTCGAGCGCGTTCGTTTCCTTGACGAGGCGGTCGCGGCTCTGAAGACCGTGTTCGATCCGGAGATCCCGTGCGATATTTACGAATTGGGGCTGATCTACAAGGTCGAGCTGGAAGCGGAACGCATGGTCAAGGTCGAGATGACCTTGACGGCTCCCGGCTGTCCTGTGGCGGGGGAACTCTCCCGCTCCGTGGAGACGGCGATCGGCGCAATCAACGGGACTTTGGGCGTGAAAGTCGACGTTGTTTTCGATCCGCCCTGGGATCAGAGCCGCATGTCGGTTGAGGCGCGCGTCGCGCTCGACATGTTCTGA
- a CDS encoding cysteine desulfurase: protein MNKHINAETPYDVARIREDFPILAMEVYGKPLVYLDNAASAQKPTEVVDRMVHATYHEYANVHRGLHFLANAATDAFEVARESVRTFLNAESANEIVFTKSATEAINLVAASFGQAFIKEGDEIVLSIMEHHANVVPWHFLRERKGAVLKWVDVDDEGEFSLEEFEKSLTEKTKIVAITQMSNVLGTVTPIKEIVRIAHGRGIPVLVDGAQGAVHLDVDVRDLDVDFYAVTGHKLYGPTGIGALYGKAKWLEQLPPFLGGGEMIKEVTRDRITYNDPPHRFEAGTPPIVQAIGLGAALDYMRKIGRSRIHAHETALSNYAHERLSQMNSLRIFGRAKDKGAIIAFEMKNAHAHDVATILDRSGVAVRAGTHCAQPLLSRFGVSSTCRASFALYNTFEEVDKLVESLVKVERLFA, encoded by the coding sequence ATGAACAAGCATATCAATGCGGAAACGCCTTACGACGTCGCCCGCATCCGCGAAGACTTCCCAATCCTTGCGATGGAAGTCTACGGCAAGCCCCTGGTCTATCTCGACAACGCCGCTTCGGCGCAGAAGCCGACGGAAGTCGTCGATCGCATGGTTCACGCGACCTATCATGAATACGCCAATGTTCATCGCGGGTTGCATTTTCTGGCCAATGCCGCGACCGACGCGTTCGAGGTCGCAAGGGAGAGCGTGCGCACATTCCTCAACGCTGAATCGGCGAACGAGATCGTTTTCACAAAATCCGCCACGGAGGCGATCAATTTGGTCGCGGCCTCGTTCGGACAGGCCTTCATCAAGGAAGGCGATGAAATCGTGCTTTCGATCATGGAGCATCACGCCAACGTCGTTCCCTGGCACTTTCTTCGCGAGCGTAAAGGCGCCGTTCTAAAATGGGTCGACGTCGATGACGAAGGCGAGTTTTCGCTTGAGGAATTTGAAAAATCCCTGACGGAAAAAACCAAGATCGTCGCCATCACCCAGATGTCGAACGTGCTTGGCACGGTGACCCCGATCAAGGAGATCGTCAGAATAGCGCATGGGCGCGGCATTCCGGTTCTTGTCGATGGCGCGCAAGGCGCAGTGCATCTTGACGTCGACGTGCGCGACCTTGATGTCGATTTCTATGCGGTGACCGGACATAAGCTTTATGGCCCGACGGGCATCGGCGCGCTTTACGGCAAGGCGAAATGGCTGGAGCAGCTCCCGCCTTTCCTCGGCGGCGGCGAGATGATCAAAGAGGTCACGCGCGATCGCATCACCTATAATGATCCGCCCCACCGCTTCGAGGCCGGCACGCCGCCGATTGTGCAGGCGATTGGACTTGGCGCAGCGCTTGACTATATGCGGAAGATCGGCCGAAGCCGCATCCACGCGCATGAAACGGCGTTAAGCAATTACGCGCATGAGCGTTTGTCGCAGATGAATTCCCTGCGCATTTTCGGCCGCGCCAAAGACAAAGGGGCGATCATCGCCTTCGAGATGAAGAACGCTCACGCGCATGATGTCGCGACGATTCTTGACCGCTCCGGGGTCGCAGTCCGCGCCGGCACCCATTGCGCCCAGCCGCTGCTGTCCCGTTTTGGCGTTTCATCAACGTGCCGTGCGTCTTTTGCGCTATATAATACATTCGAGGAAGTCGATAAATTGGTCGAATCTCTGGTTAAGGTCGAACGCCTGTTTGCCTAG
- a CDS encoding SufD family Fe-S cluster assembly protein produces MSAQITPSRTPTEIALAEAFGAAKANLPGMAAVAEFREAAFGAFFEAGLPHRRIEAWHYTDLRALMRDALPIAAPPSAAAIAALRTEFAAAAPRRRLVLVDGAFVPELSDALPDGVKVRSLASVLGEGRADLIALLASQDLGGKDTIVSLNAALMQDGVVIEVQPGTLVADPIHIVYATAANTPSARFSRSAVLVGAGATVRIAEESHGQGSRTGQTNGCLIVSVGDDATFSHTAMLTDMIPGSLRIESLIAHVGARVKFDSFALITGGGLVRRQIFMRFEGADSVGALRGVSLLRGREHADTTLLVEHMAPGCVGRENFKYILDEEATGVFQGKIHVARLAQKTDGRMLSNALLLSDNAAMNNKPELEIFADDVACGHGATCGGLNDDQLFYLQTRGLPFAEAEALLLEAFAAELVDEIGHEGSIKVFRAEVSKWLTARGSA; encoded by the coding sequence ATGAGCGCTCAAATCACTCCCTCGCGGACACCCACGGAGATCGCTTTGGCCGAGGCCTTCGGCGCCGCCAAAGCGAACCTGCCGGGCATGGCCGCCGTGGCTGAATTCCGCGAAGCCGCATTTGGCGCGTTTTTTGAGGCTGGCCTTCCGCATCGACGCATCGAGGCCTGGCACTACACCGATCTGCGCGCTCTGATGCGCGACGCGCTGCCAATCGCTGCGCCGCCGAGCGCGGCGGCGATCGCGGCTCTTCGCACGGAATTCGCCGCCGCCGCGCCGCGCCGACGCTTGGTGCTTGTCGATGGCGCATTCGTCCCGGAATTGTCGGACGCATTGCCGGACGGCGTGAAAGTCCGCTCGCTCGCTTCGGTGCTGGGCGAGGGGCGCGCCGATCTGATCGCTCTGCTCGCCTCGCAGGATCTTGGCGGCAAGGATACCATCGTTTCCTTGAACGCCGCCCTGATGCAGGACGGCGTTGTGATCGAGGTTCAGCCGGGAACTCTTGTCGCTGACCCGATCCATATCGTCTATGCGACGGCTGCAAACACGCCATCGGCGCGGTTCTCCCGCTCGGCGGTTCTCGTCGGCGCCGGCGCGACAGTACGCATCGCCGAAGAGAGTCACGGCCAGGGGAGCCGCACCGGCCAGACCAATGGCTGCCTGATCGTCTCGGTTGGCGATGACGCGACCTTCAGCCATACCGCAATGCTGACCGACATGATCCCCGGCAGCCTGCGCATTGAAAGCCTCATCGCCCATGTCGGCGCCCGCGTAAAGTTTGACAGTTTTGCGCTCATCACCGGCGGGGGCCTCGTTCGCCGGCAGATTTTCATGCGCTTCGAGGGCGCCGATTCGGTTGGCGCGCTCCGCGGCGTATCGCTGCTTCGCGGCCGCGAACATGCCGATACGACTTTGCTGGTCGAACACATGGCGCCTGGCTGCGTCGGACGCGAAAATTTCAAATATATTCTCGACGAGGAAGCCACCGGCGTATTCCAGGGCAAGATCCATGTCGCGCGGCTCGCGCAAAAGACCGATGGACGGATGCTCAGCAACGCCTTGCTGCTGTCTGACAATGCGGCGATGAACAACAAGCCGGAGCTCGAAATCTTCGCAGACGACGTCGCCTGCGGCCACGGCGCAACATGCGGCGGCCTCAACGACGATCAATTGTTTTACTTGCAAACGAGAGGCCTGCCCTTCGCGGAAGCTGAGGCGCTGCTTCTGGAGGCTTTCGCGGCCGAACTCGTCGACGAGATTGGCCATGAAGGATCGATCAAAGTTTTTCGCGCCGAGGTGAGCAAGTGGCTTACTGCGCGGGGCAGTGCGTGA
- the sufC gene encoding Fe-S cluster assembly ATPase SufC, protein MLEVKNLNVSIDRRKILVDLNLTVQDGEVAAIMGPNGTGKSTLSYVIAGRKDYTVDSGEVLLNGVNLLELEPDERAAQGVFLAFQYPLEIPGVATMTFLKAALNAQRKQRGEAELSTPDFMRRVKQASEKLDIKQDMLRRALNVGFSGGEKKRMDILQMALLEPSFAILDETDSGLDIDAIRIVAEGVNALRSSQRSFLIITHYQRLLNYIVPDSVHVMAQGRIVKSGGKELAIELEESGYRDYVVEPAVA, encoded by the coding sequence ATGCTTGAAGTCAAGAATTTGAATGTTTCGATTGATAGACGGAAAATCCTCGTCGATTTGAACCTCACTGTGCAAGACGGCGAAGTCGCCGCGATCATGGGGCCGAACGGCACCGGCAAGTCGACGCTCTCTTACGTGATCGCGGGCCGCAAGGACTACACCGTCGATTCGGGCGAGGTCCTTCTTAACGGCGTCAATCTTCTCGAGCTCGAGCCGGATGAGCGGGCCGCGCAAGGTGTCTTTCTCGCATTCCAATATCCGCTGGAAATTCCTGGCGTCGCGACCATGACTTTTCTCAAGGCGGCGTTGAACGCGCAGCGCAAGCAGCGCGGCGAAGCGGAGCTTTCGACCCCCGATTTTATGCGGCGGGTCAAGCAAGCCTCCGAGAAGCTCGACATCAAGCAGGACATGCTTCGCCGCGCCCTCAATGTCGGATTTTCCGGCGGCGAGAAGAAGCGCATGGATATTCTACAAATGGCGCTGCTGGAGCCGTCCTTCGCCATTCTCGATGAGACCGACTCCGGGCTCGACATTGACGCCATCAGGATAGTCGCCGAAGGCGTCAATGCGCTGCGTTCGTCACAGCGGAGCTTCCTTATCATCACCCATTATCAGCGGCTCTTAAATTACATCGTGCCCGATAGCGTCCACGTGATGGCGCAGGGCAGAATCGTCAAAAGCGGCGGCAAGGAACTGGCGATCGAACTCGAAGAGAGCGGCTATCGCGACTATGTCGTCGAACCAGCCGTAGCCTGA
- the sufB gene encoding Fe-S cluster assembly protein SufB, with the protein MAAVQETVDRVKSIDVSEYKYGFFSDIESDKAPRGLNEDIVRFISAKKNEPEWLTEWRLAAYRRWLTMSEPNWARVDFPKINYQDLYYYSAPKTAAGPKSLDEVDPELLKIYAKLGIPLQEQAILAGVVNPEPRIAVDAVFDSVSVVTTFKKELSKAGVIFCPISEAVHTHPELVKKYLGSVVPTTDNYYATLNSAVFSDGSFVYVPPGVHCPMELSTYFRINEQDTGQFERTLIIADKGSYVSYLEGCTAPKRDENQLHAAVVELIAHDDAEIKYSTIQNWYPGDSEGTGGIYNFVTKRGDCRGDNSKISWTQVETGSAITWKYPSCILRGDNSRGEFYSIAISNGRQQVDSGTKMIHLGKNTTSRVISKGIAAGASENTYRGQISAHRKATGARNFTNCDSLLIGNSCGAHTVPYIESKNPSTQFEHEATTSKISEDQLFYCMQRGLSAEEATALIVNGFVRDVLQQLPMEFAVEAQKLIAISLEGSVG; encoded by the coding sequence ATGGCAGCGGTCCAGGAAACCGTCGATCGCGTTAAGTCGATCGACGTTAGCGAATATAAGTACGGTTTTTTCTCCGACATTGAGTCCGATAAAGCGCCGAGAGGCCTGAATGAAGACATTGTTCGGTTCATTTCAGCGAAAAAGAACGAACCGGAATGGCTTACGGAATGGCGGCTTGCGGCCTATCGCCGATGGCTGACCATGAGCGAGCCCAATTGGGCGCGGGTCGATTTTCCCAAGATCAATTACCAGGACCTTTACTATTATTCCGCGCCAAAGACGGCTGCGGGTCCAAAATCGCTGGATGAGGTCGATCCCGAGCTTCTAAAGATTTACGCCAAGCTCGGCATCCCGCTGCAGGAGCAGGCGATCCTTGCCGGAGTCGTGAACCCTGAGCCGCGAATAGCGGTTGATGCGGTGTTCGACTCGGTTTCGGTCGTCACCACCTTTAAGAAAGAGCTGAGCAAGGCCGGCGTCATATTCTGCCCGATCTCCGAGGCGGTTCACACTCATCCAGAACTCGTCAAGAAATACCTCGGCTCGGTCGTGCCGACGACTGACAATTATTATGCGACGTTGAACAGCGCCGTCTTTTCGGACGGCTCTTTCGTCTACGTTCCGCCGGGCGTCCATTGTCCGATGGAATTGTCGACATATTTCCGCATCAACGAGCAGGACACCGGACAATTCGAGCGGACCTTGATCATTGCCGACAAGGGCTCCTATGTGTCCTATCTCGAGGGGTGCACGGCGCCAAAGCGCGACGAAAATCAGCTGCACGCCGCGGTCGTCGAACTGATTGCGCACGATGACGCGGAAATCAAATATTCGACCATACAGAACTGGTACCCGGGCGATTCCGAAGGCACCGGCGGCATCTATAATTTCGTCACGAAGCGCGGCGATTGCCGCGGCGATAATTCCAAGATCTCGTGGACTCAGGTCGAAACCGGATCCGCGATCACCTGGAAATATCCCTCCTGCATTCTGCGCGGCGATAATTCGCGTGGCGAATTCTATTCGATCGCGATTTCGAATGGACGGCAGCAGGTCGATTCCGGCACGAAAATGATCCATCTCGGCAAGAACACCACAAGCCGGGTCATCTCGAAGGGCATTGCGGCGGGCGCGTCCGAGAACACCTATCGCGGCCAAATCTCGGCGCATCGCAAGGCGACCGGCGCGCGCAATTTCACCAATTGCGATTCGCTTTTGATCGGCAATTCCTGCGGCGCGCATACGGTGCCCTACATCGAATCGAAGAATCCGAGCACGCAATTCGAACATGAAGCGACGACTTCGAAAATATCCGAGGACCAGCTGTTCTATTGCATGCAGCGCGGGCTTTCGGCCGAAGAAGCGACAGCCCTGATCGTCAATGGCTTCGTTCGCGATGTTCTGCAGCAGCTGCCGATGGAGTTCGCGGTCGAGGCGCAGAAGTTGATCGCGATCTCGCTTGAGGGAAGCGTCGGCTGA
- a CDS encoding cysteine desulfurase family protein — translation MSPPRAYLDHNATTPLHPAAREAMLAALDKPGNASSVHAEGRAARAIIETARAELAAFVHASPKNIVFTSGGTEALNLALTPHLEPGGAKTGPFDRLLVGAGEHAAVLAGHRFPAAEVEIIPLTQQGVLDLGALQSALDRQSGRRIMLALQAANNETGVIQPVAAAAQLVRAAGGFLVCDGVQAAGKINCDINLWGADAIVVSAHKFGGPQGVGGLCFASPTSHITDVLVRGGGQERGLRAGTENVAAIAGMRAAIGAAQERAERETAALAALRDQMERDIGCLAPGAAFFGAGAERLPNTSCFAIPGVEAQILLMFLDIEGVAVSSGSACSSGKVKRSHVLEAMGVAPELAAGAIRVSLGWNSSEEDCVLFRRALEKAVRTIKAKPLRAEIKAAEHFAA, via the coding sequence GTGTCGCCGCCGCGCGCCTACCTCGATCATAATGCGACGACGCCTTTGCATCCGGCTGCGCGCGAGGCGATGCTGGCCGCTTTGGACAAGCCCGGCAACGCTTCCTCCGTTCATGCGGAAGGGCGCGCAGCCCGTGCGATAATCGAGACCGCCCGCGCCGAACTCGCGGCTTTTGTCCACGCATCGCCCAAAAATATAGTGTTTACGTCAGGGGGGACTGAAGCGCTCAATCTGGCGCTAACGCCGCATCTGGAGCCGGGCGGAGCTAAAACTGGACCGTTCGATCGGCTATTGGTCGGCGCCGGCGAACATGCCGCCGTTCTTGCAGGACATCGGTTTCCGGCCGCCGAGGTCGAGATCATCCCGCTAACGCAGCAGGGCGTCTTGGATCTTGGCGCTCTTCAGTCCGCGCTCGACCGCCAGAGCGGACGACGCATCATGCTGGCTCTCCAGGCGGCCAATAATGAGACTGGCGTCATTCAGCCTGTCGCGGCGGCGGCGCAGCTTGTCCGCGCCGCAGGCGGATTTCTGGTCTGCGATGGAGTGCAGGCGGCAGGCAAGATCAATTGCGACATCAATCTTTGGGGGGCTGACGCGATTGTCGTGTCGGCGCATAAGTTCGGCGGGCCGCAAGGCGTTGGGGGACTGTGTTTTGCCTCTCCGACTTCCCACATAACGGACGTTCTGGTGCGCGGCGGCGGCCAGGAGCGGGGTCTTCGGGCTGGAACCGAGAACGTTGCTGCAATCGCGGGGATGCGCGCCGCGATCGGAGCCGCTCAAGAAAGGGCGGAGCGGGAGACGGCGGCCTTGGCGGCTTTGCGGGATCAGATGGAAAGAGATATCGGGTGCCTTGCTCCGGGCGCGGCATTTTTCGGCGCTGGAGCGGAGCGGTTGCCCAATACCTCCTGTTTCGCGATTCCCGGCGTCGAAGCGCAGATTTTGCTTATGTTTTTGGATATAGAAGGCGTGGCAGTATCTTCGGGTTCGGCGTGTTCGTCCGGAAAAGTAAAGCGCTCCCATGTTCTGGAGGCGATGGGCGTGGCGCCTGAATTGGCTGCCGGCGCGATCCGCGTCAGCCTTGGTTGGAATTCTAGCGAGGAGGATTGCGTCTTGTTCCGCCGAGCCCTCGAGAAGGCGGTGCGGACCATCAAGGCGAAGCCCTTGAGGGCGGAAATTAAAGCGGCGGAGCATTTCGCTGCGTGA
- a CDS encoding alpha/beta hydrolase, with translation MPEVMFNGPAGRIEGRFHPSTARGAPIAIILHPHPQFGGTMNNQIVYNLYYTFAERGFAVLRFNFRGVGRSQGGFDHGQGELSDAAAALDWAQAINPEARACWIAGISFGAWIGMQLLMRRPEIEGFISIAPPANRFDFSFLAPCPSSGLFVHGDQDRVAPLKEVTGLIEKLKTQKGILIEHAVIPGANHFFENRVEPLIEEVGIYLDRRLGNPPRLPTPTRSESAERR, from the coding sequence ATGCCCGAGGTTATGTTCAACGGTCCAGCTGGTCGCATCGAAGGCCGTTTTCACCCCTCGACCGCGCGTGGCGCGCCGATCGCGATTATTTTGCACCCGCACCCGCAATTCGGCGGAACGATGAATAATCAGATCGTCTACAATCTGTACTACACATTCGCCGAGCGCGGCTTTGCGGTATTGCGGTTCAACTTTCGCGGCGTGGGGCGCAGCCAGGGCGGCTTCGATCATGGCCAAGGCGAATTGTCCGATGCGGCCGCCGCGCTGGATTGGGCGCAGGCGATCAACCCGGAGGCGCGCGCCTGCTGGATCGCCGGCATTTCCTTTGGCGCCTGGATCGGCATGCAGCTGTTGATGCGCCGACCCGAGATCGAGGGCTTCATCTCGATCGCGCCGCCAGCCAACAGGTTCGATTTCTCATTCCTTGCCCCCTGCCCTTCCTCCGGCCTCTTCGTGCATGGCGACCAGGATCGCGTCGCGCCTTTGAAGGAGGTCACCGGCCTCATCGAGAAGCTGAAGACGCAGAAGGGCATTTTGATCGAGCACGCCGTGATACCCGGCGCCAATCATTTCTTCGAAAATCGCGTCGAGCCGCTGATTGAGGAAGTCGGGATTTATCTCGACCGCCGCCTCGGCAATCCGCCGCGCCTGCCAACGCCGACCCGCAGCGAGTCTGCGGAGCGGCGCTAG
- a CDS encoding carboxymuconolactone decarboxylase family protein — translation MRLPIIPPADLTAEQRALYDDMRAGIETSFKGFIAIREDGALIGPWNPWLHEPGFGKASWDLVKALATKPSLPKAVREVAILVTGSHFHSAYELYAHVLVGEQRGLSDEKLATIVAGQRPVDLTREEAIGYDVASALVNGGVLPALTYQAAVKEFGQHGAAELSYLVGLYCLVSVTLNTFDVPVPEGSE, via the coding sequence ATGCGCCTTCCGATAATCCCTCCCGCCGACCTCACCGCTGAGCAGCGCGCTCTTTATGATGATATGCGCGCAGGCATAGAAACGAGTTTTAAGGGCTTCATCGCGATCCGCGAGGATGGCGCCCTGATCGGCCCCTGGAACCCCTGGCTGCATGAGCCCGGCTTCGGCAAGGCGAGCTGGGATCTCGTCAAGGCGTTGGCCACCAAACCGTCGCTGCCAAAGGCGGTGCGCGAAGTGGCGATCCTCGTGACGGGATCGCATTTCCACTCGGCCTATGAGCTTTACGCGCACGTCCTCGTCGGCGAACAACGCGGACTCTCGGATGAAAAGCTCGCCACCATTGTAGCCGGGCAGCGTCCGGTCGATCTGACGCGCGAGGAGGCGATCGGCTATGACGTCGCCAGCGCGCTGGTCAATGGCGGCGTCTTGCCGGCGCTGACCTATCAGGCCGCGGTCAAGGAGTTCGGCCAACATGGGGCGGCCGAATTATCCTATCTCGTCGGCCTCTATTGCCTGGTATCGGTGACGTTGAATACGTTCGACGTCCCGGTCCCGGAGGGCAGCGAGTAA